gagagagagagagagagagccatCAGAGCAAGAACAAAGGTTATATAATCCTTGAGAAGGTCCTTTTGAAAAGCCTTGTTACATTGAGATTTACCTCAGTTACTTTGAGGAGGGCCTTTCCAGACCCTGCACTGCTTGTCTTTTCACTAAAATGATTTTCAGGGGCAGACAAGACATATCTTTGAATTAGTTCTCTAAATCTCTCACAACAATGAACTGGATGGCGATATCTTCCCCTATAAAACCCACCAGCAGTCATCCCATACAATGTTTCACAGACCAAGCTCCATTGTGGACCGTATTCATGCACAACAGCACATAATATTGCATCTTCCTGTGGCAACCAAGAATCAGGAGATGGAACACAATCTCTTGACCAAACATTCCCCTTCTTTAACTTCTCTGGCTTAATCATCAAGACACGCTTCACAGGCATGGCAGTGATGGAGATCCTTCCTCCCATTTTGCTTCTGCCTGCTTGCTTCTGCTCAAGATCAGCAACCATGTTCTCACATGGTTTTAATTCTACAGAATCATCTTGCTGCTTACCAGACAGGCTTGAGTCTAGATCTGACAGGCACGTTTCAGAGGTCTTCTTCAATTTCTTAGACTTCTTCGAGCTCTTTCCAGATTCAACATAAACTGTTTCAACTTTCTTACGTTTTTTCTGCACACCTGGGTATTGTGATGTCATATCTGAATAAGCGGCTTCCTCATGATATATGACATCATCATCCATGGACATAGTTTCTGTTGACGGTTCCTCTTTCACATGTTTCAGTTCAGAAGTGAGAGATCCTTTCTTCAGAGATTTGAACTTGGCTTTCTTCGGTTTCTTTTTGGACTTAGGTTTAGTATTGCTTGGCGTTTCATTCCTGCTAACAAAAAACAGAGTGAAGTTTGAAAATATGGCCAAATAACAAAACGATACTACCAAGTCATTCCTAAAAAATAGCCATATAATCAAGGTTTTGTTGCTTACAACATAGCATCAATCAGCGATTCCCTTTCTTTTGGGTTTTCTCGTGCTAATAGGATAAGGAATAGAAAAGCCTCTACAAATGCCCATGTAACATGATAATCCCTCCATTCCACAAAAATAGGCGtacttttctttttttcatttgtCCCAAATTATAGGCACTTTCTTTTTTGAAatagtaatttatttattaacttaCTAATATGCCCCTATTTAATATGCATTGAAAAAGTAAAATCTATTAGTTCCAAAAATAATTTAGTAACATGAGTTATTTAATTTTGATGAAATAATATAAGTGGCGGGTATATTAGGAAAAGACTaaacaaaatttattaatttaactacATTTTCTTAATCCATGTCAAAATAGAAGTCTATTTTTATGGTACAGAGGGAGTATTACCTTTAGGCTTTTAGTAATCCTATTATGAGCAATGGGATTTTATTTCGAAGCAACATGAGCCTCCAGTAATTATTCTTTTCTATTCTCCCTATCTCTTCTTgcctttcaattctttctaaattCATAACACTAAAGTAGCTCACCATATCTTTTTGCCCTAACCATATTCCAATCTCATACTATTCTTCATTGTCccatcatcacaaaccctagttCCTCCCATATTTCCTAGCCTTGATCATCAAATTAACCATTCTAAAACATAACTCTGCAATCCCCATTTTATTGCTTTTCAGATTCCCTCAAACCCTCTTATTTGTGCTCAAATCAGATCAAACCCTAATAGATTTCTAAACCGTATTCCTGTTTCCACTTAACCTAAACCCTAAGATCTATCAATTACTCAAGTTTTGCCAACCACATAAGCAATGTTTTCTGCCAAAattgatctctctctctctctctctctctctcccccccccccccctcccctctTTATTATATCCCTTGCTAGACCAGTACCCATTGCTAAACCCTATATCCCCAAGGCATGATATCTGTTCCACTCCCTATTTTGTCCGGCAAAAGTTTTCCATTGTTTAGCAAGTATTGGATAACTGGTCAAACAGGAAATATTTTATTGGTCAAAAGAATTTTTTCCCAGTTTTGGCAACATGGATCTGCTTCCTCCATTCCACCTGCCTTAAGGCAAAATCTTCCGAACAGTTTTTTAAAGGTGATATCACAGTTGCAGGGGTTTGAGGCCAGGGCATGTCCATGGTGCAAGAAGAGTCTATCACCGTGGTACTGCAATGGGGTGTATCAAGCGCTTCTATTAAATTTTGGTGCCACTAACTCATTATCCTCATACTAAAAAATTGAAATGGCATGAAAACGGTTAGGTACTTGATTGCTCACACACACTGGCAAAAGTACATCTTAATATTATTTTCCTTAGAACAAAAAGTAAATTGTCCAGCAGATATATTCCAGGATGAGTTCAGAATTATCTTACATCATGGTATCGCAATATCCATCATCTGCATCTTCCTTCTCATTAGCTTCAGCTTCCAGCTCTTCCATCAACTACATGACCAACATCAAACATGTACATAAATCAACCAGCTGTGGGACAGATCTGAAGGAAAATTTGAAATGATAAAATTCTCTAACCTGATGTTGAGCTAGGGCCTCAACTTGCTGTCGGTATGCCTCAGTTGCAAAATCAGCATCCCATCCTGATATTAGTAGACAAGTCAGTATGCATAACAACAATTGACAAGGTGGGCACAGTGCATAACACAGAAATTGCTCATCAATGAGTTTAAGACCATCACACCTACACAAAAACACTGCACCTTAACAAGCAGTTCCTTGGATATGGTTTATGCATGTTATATAATGTATATAACTGCAGTTGACATGGCATGTTATTTATTATAAAAGCACGGCAATCCggacaaataaataaattctgaACACATTCACACAATTGGATAATATGCCTCACAAAGAAGTAATGGCAttactaatttataattttttaataacataAAGAAAAAGATCCATAAAAATTGCTTACTTTCATATAACAGTGGTTCCTCGTCATCATCAATCTCAGCTTCCATTTCCTCTTTGTATTTCTCAATACGATCTAGTTCCCAATCTTCCTCCTCAAACCGAACTTCAGATTCCATGGCTGCTTTGTCTATAATTGGATCCCACAATTCCAGAAAACGTATAGCATATCTGTCAATAGGACGGAGCTGATTCTCTAAAGTTAAGATAGCTTGTCCAGCAGCTGCTGCTGCTGCAGCCATCTGTTTGACATCAGCCAGCATGTCAACATCATCTTCATTGGCAGCAAAAGTTAGAGTTTTTTCTTCAATAGGATCCTTTATATTTACATTCACACCACCGTCTTTAGTTTGAGTTGTCATATCCTGATCAGTGGGCTCATCAGTCTTCGTATCATCATCATTAACAAGCTCGTCATCTTCCAATCTCCCAATGGCTTCCGTAAACTCCTGGTTATCCACAGCTTCTTCCTGTTCAACTTTCTTCAATGCCATATAATCTGCTTCATCTTCTGCATACTTTAAAGCAGCCTCCACATCTGCATTAGACACAGAAACCTCATTTGCATGGCTATGATTCTTCTCTTTCTGTACATTTTTCATTGGAAGAGCTTTATGACCAGAGAATAATTCCATAGGATCAAGCTTCTTGAAAAACTCTGTGTTGTAGCCTCCACTCTGTATGACTAAATCATCAAGAGCTCGCTTCTGATTGGCTTTCTTTAAGATGTTCTCCTCAATAGTGCTCTCGCTGATTAACCTGTAGATATGTACTTCACGTGTCTGTCCTATTCGATGGCAGCGATCTTGAGCTTGTTGATCCATTGCTGGATTCCAGTCACTATCATAAAAGATAACCGTATCAGCTCCAAAAAGATTGATGCCAACACCCCCACTACGGGTTGACAAAATGAAGAGAAAAATCTTGGGATTTGTGTTGAATCGCTGCATTAATGTTTGTCTCTCCTCTGGTTGAGTGGATCCATCTAAACGCATGTAAGTGTAACCATACAAATTTATGAAAGCCTCCAATATATCAAGCATTTTGGTCATCTGGGTGAATATCAATGCTCGGTGACCTTCTGATTTCAACTGCCGAAGCAAAACTGCAAGTTCTTGCAACTTACCACAGTCAAATTGTATCAATCGCCTGTCAGGGAAATACACTTGTCTCCTGACAATTGCAGGTCTAATAGGTGAAAGAAGAGGCAACAACATTTCAGAGCATTTCTCCTTATAAGTTGGATGCAGAAACACAGAACTTCCTGTTTTACTGCACCAACAAATTGGTACTGGTGCACGTGCAGCAGGTATGGCAAACATAAAAGACTCGATAAGATTAATCATCTTCTGGAAGTGTTCAACTGGTGAAAGAATAACATCAGCGAGCTTAGAAGAGTACAAACAAGAGAGTTGATCAACCTTTTGGCGATGAATATCATCAACCTGATTCTTTATGGTGACAAGCTCTCGAAAGGTTGTCGAGTAAATAGGTTTTTTCCGGCACCTCAAGGAATTCCACCATGCAATAGATGCTGCCCGTTCCTTCACTTCTTTTAGCCTCTCCTCAAGCACTGCCTTTCTAATCTCCTCAAAAAAACTTGTTTCAGGTGACTTCTTCCGCTGTTTATGTTGAAACCCAATTTCTTCTAAGTTATCTAGGTTGGCACGCTCTTTGATTAATCTTGAAGGAGTACTAATAGCATTTACTTCATCAAACTCCCAAGAAGTCATGCTAAAATCAAGATGAGTAAATAGAAGCCCCAAACCATAAAGATCAACAGTTGAGAACGGGTCAGGTGAAAGCAACGAACATACAGAAGAATTCAACTGGATGTCTATACCAGCCATATCGAAAGAACTAATAATTGGACGACCCTCAAATAAGTCCGGATGATTGCAAACTTTACGAAGTTGCATTATAATGCTGATCATCCCAAAAAAGTTAGCACTAGCAAGGGTAGCTTGCGTCTCCGAGCTAGCAATGAAGTCCTCGTACAAGTTACGCTGCCTCTTTGAAAGCCTACAATAGATGACATGTTCATGTTTCATTGGCAGCTGCTTCTCCACATCCCTTTTCAGTCGACGAAGTAGAAATGGACGAAGAACATTATGCAAACGATCAACAACTTCTTTGTTTACTTTTTCTTGTCCCTCTACCATCCCTGATATTGGATTGCAGAACCAATCCTTGAACTCCTGGTGAGACTGAAAGATGTGAGGCATCAAGAAATGCATTAGAGACCAGAGTTCCATGAGATCATTCTGCAGGGGAGTACCAGTTAATAAGATGCGTCGTTTTGAATTAAAGTTTAGAAGAGTTTGCCATCTCTGGGACTTCCAATTTTTAATCAGATGAGCTTCATCCAAAATCAGGTACTTCCACTTCTTCCTCTTGAAGACTTTTGAATCCTGTATAACCAGCCTGTAAGTTGTAATGCACACATGGAAGGAGTTTGGTTTCAGCCAACCTTGTCTCTTTAATTTCCGTTCTTTTGCACTTCCAAAGTAAGTAAGAATCTTAAAGGCAGGACACCATTTAAGAAATTCTGTTTCCCAGTTAAGCATGACACTTGTTGGAACCACAATTAGATGAGGACCCCATATTCCTTTTTCACATGCCAGGTGTGCAAGTAAAGCAATAGTCATTATTGTCTTTCCAAGTCCCATTTCATCAGCTAGAATCCCGTTTAACCTTTTCTCATACATTGTAACAAGCCAATCCAGGCCAATATGTTGATACTCACGAAGGGGGTACTTGAGAAGAAATGGAAACTTCGTGCGAACTTTGGTTGTTGAAAATGTATTTCCTGTTGGCTGTGCAGATCTTGCAGCAGCAGCAGCATCAGCAATCCTACTCTCATTTCCTTCTTCAGCAATTTTCTCATTTACTGCTTCTCGTTCATTTACAAGATGATGTTCAACCGGTAAAAGTTCACCAGGTTCAACAATTTCATTCATGGACACATCCTGTTGCTTCAGTTCGACATCTTTATGCTCTGGAGAATCCAACAAGTTGTCTGACAAAGCAGGGGTATATTCAGATTCATCCTCTGAAACTTCATCATTGCTGAACTCCTAATAAATGGACATGGATGACATAATGAAAATCAAGTTACAACACTATCAATGTGAGCTAAAAGAAGCAGCATTCCTACACCTACCTTTTTATACCTTGCAAGCAATTCTTCCAAAGGAATTTCACTCTCCTTTTGCAGCAATTGAATCTGCAAATCAGCAGAGATAGATTCAGACTTACAAAATTCTGAGGAAGTGACTAAACCAGTAAGACATCCAGGAGTTAAATGGTTGAAAAAGAATTATATATCTCTTTACCAAAATGCAAGGTGAATGAATGTAGAGAAACATGATATATCAAGCATGATCTGTACCTCATCGATGGTATTGTTTGGATCAGCTTTTGCAAGTTCTTCCTCTTCTGACAAGGTTGTCTCATCATCCTAAAAAAACCAAAAGATTATATTACCCCAACTCCACTTGACTACATGAGAGATAGATCTTCCGGCACAAGGCAAgataaagaaattcaaactaattgCAGCCCCTAATTGATGAACACATGGGTTACTGCGTGACATGGGGTAGTGCTTCAAGTACACATATCAGACATACAGAGGTTCTAATCCTGTTGTCACACTCGTAAAATTCTTGAAATTCTTGACCTTTCCAGTGTTTTCATTAAAATATGCTAAAAAAAATAAGCCAGTAACTTATGGATCAGTATGACATCATTCAAACTATAGTTTCCAGCAGTACTCTTGCCAAAATACATGAAACCATGTTACAAATCTCTCCACACTCAACAACATACACTTTTGTGATGAAAAAATCTGGAAAGGAATTACAGCAACCCAAAAAACTCCAACCATTGAAGAGAGAATACACCTACATTATTTTATCAATGTCATTACCAGAAAAcccccaaagccaaaacaaagaCGTGTCGTCCCAAAAAATGATTGAacctttattttaattaatttacagaATTGatcccaaaattcaacatatatcAATAAATTCACTGTTATAGTGCCAAAGGGATAAGCTTCAAATGGCATTAAATGAGTGAACCACCCAACATATCAACCAAAAAGAAGACCtagaaataattgaaataatgcaGGGTGATTAAGTGAATGTGTGTCAAAGCCAAAGCAATACGTCCCTTTTACAACATCAATTCAACTTAAGCGTCCATCTATCTGTGGTTACAAAAATTGATTTTggcaatataaatacattacatataataaaaaatataatgttTTCAAGACTTTTAGCCTCCCACAAACATCAATGGgattctcaaatttttttctcACTTCCTCAGCCAAAAAACCTCCCATGACAAAATCTTCCCCAAAATACAAAAATGGAATAGAGAGTAAAGAAGAGTTTTCAGTAGGGTATACCACTACCAAACAACAAATAATCCATTGATCCTTTAGACCAGAAATTCAAATTACCTAATTCACTACAACTGTATGTCTTTGAATCATTGGATCAATACTGTTTAGATGTAAACTAGCAATCTAGATAAGCTGTCTTATAAATATGGAAGGGGgggaaaaaagagaaaaagaatgcTACAATGTCACATACCTTTTCTTCTCCATTAGCAAGAACAAAATCACCATCTTCCTATATTACAGGGAACaacatgaagcaccaaatctgaataAATAACTTGCAGTAACAGTAATATGTGTGGTAGTAATTAAAATTCACATTTAAATTATGCcgcaaaaaaaaatctaaaacaaACAATGTGACAGACAACATTCAGGAAGAAAACAGAAACAAACAATTGGATTCACAAGCAGCACAGCATAACATGTGGAAGAATTTTTTTACGCAACAATGACAGCAACACCATGGCCCCTTGACTTCAGTTTTATATTATTAGTGTGTGTGCATGTGAGCACAAGAATGTGTCTTTCTGTTATTTGATCCTGAAAAGCTATTTTTTCAATTATGTTgattcatttcattttttcaaaGAACAAGAGAGCACAACAAGGACTTAATGTTATACGTTACCAAAATTAAAATAGGATCTTTAAATTTCTCAAAAGAAATAGCATAAAATGCTTTGGTTGATTAAGAAGAAAACTTCATGATAATACCTCGTGCATATTTCTTAGTCTAAAGTAGCTGCctgctggaaaaaaaaaaatgccatttccaaagaaaaaaaaaaattacaattagagattttttttatatttgattGCGCATGTTTTACTTTCTCTTGTCACAGAACCCATGGTAATTAAATTCCGCATATAGAAATAGCAACTTACAAAGGGCATAGTAGACCATGAATCCAAAAATTAACATATTCATACATGCATGCATAGTCTTACCTCTTCCTCATAGGAATCATGCAATAGATCTTTGTTCAGATCACCAGTAACATTTGATTGATTTCTGGTTTCACCTGTCTCAATTTCTGATAAATGGTTCTCTGGCATGGCCAAGTCGCCATTTACTTCATCCTGTATTTAGAAAATGGATATTATGTTGAGCCCGTTAACTGACTTTGTAATCCATCAATGGCAATCACAAACACATACAACTTACACAACGACGACCAGTATTAACAGGCAAGCTGTTCATTTCAGGGTCATCAACAGCAGAGTGATCTTTTCCTTTGCCTAAAAAAATATATCAATGCCATTGCTAATATCAGTCACAGTCAAATTGCTGTAGTAATATGATTGATTAACAGCCACTTACTCTCAGCATGATCTCCCCCCTCAACTGTCAGGTTAACTCCATTGTTTTTCTTTTCTGGAGTATTTTCTCCACTAACTGCGAAAGCACACATTGATAAAATTTATCAACAGAATGATACAAAATAAAAAAGAGGGAAAAACTCAGAGTCCAACCAGTCCCTCTCGCCAAGATGTGCACACGTGTATGCCTGCATGCATAATATGAGACACAGAGAGGATGACAAACATAAAGAAGGAATCTTTAACCAACAAAGAAGGTTTTTGATGCATGAACAAATATGTGGAACTGTTTATGTGATTATCACAAGATGAAGCAAACGTAACTcagcacacatatatatatatatacacacacacacatacactgcAGAAAGTGAATGGCAAATTGCACCTCAAAAGTCAAAACATTAGAACTAAAAATAATCATGATAACATTTTACCTCTCTCCAAAGCATAGCGTTTAAGTAACTCCTCAACTGGAATATCAACTTCATTGTGCAGAGCAGCCAATTCTTCTTGCCTTTCCTCTTCAGTTATGAGAGCTTCATCTTCCTCGATAGTATGTTCATCATCTTCCTAGAACAACATCATCATATAAGAATATTTGCAATTGCACACTGATTGAAAAAGCATCACAAGGAAAGATCACTACAGCAGCACCAGTAAACTTTTAGCTTAAAAAGGCCAACATAAATATGGCCCAAGGAGTAAGGACACAAAAACAAATTTAAGAATAATTAGAAATGAATAGTTACTCCCATGCTAACAAAATCTTACAGTTCACTTATCATACCTAATAGACAGCATGTAGGCCAAATGCCATTTCTCACCCTCCCTATTTGAATCTAttcagattttattttatttaaataacatCAGAACTTTTTCCACCTTAACTCTATAAAATGGCATCTGAATTATCAGATACTTCAGTTCAAAGATTTGCATAAAGGGAAAAGAAGATAAACCAAAATCCCAAATGCTTTTAATATCAAAGGGTTTCTTTAACAATTAAACAAGCTGAAGATACTTTATAAGACTCGAACCATCTTTCTTCCATTCACAATTATGTATCCTCTTTATGTAAAAATAGGTTAAACTACAAGACAAGGCTTCAACAGGTACCTAATCACATTCTACAATCCATATTTTAGGCAGTAATAAAATCTTAAGCTAATAAAATATGCATGGCATATGTCCCCTTTATTTTGACTGCAAAAAGGTTTTCCAGATTATTATTACTGTTAAATCTAATTAATATACAAGcacattaagaaaaaaaaaaactcactgATTCATCTGATTGCACATCGTAATCATTGTCATTGTCTCCACTATCTGACTGAGGCTCTGGAACAACTGTGTTGAATAAAGTGTGATGAGAACACATGTCAATTACTCCAGGCAACCACTTAATAATGGCATTACAGGCTTATGCTTACCGGAACTTAATTGTGCTGGTTCCTTAGTATCATTTTTCTGTCGTTCCTCATATGGAATATCCTGTTGATCCACTACGGAATATTGCTGCAATGGTTTGTCCACCAGATTTTCTGCTAACATTGTGGAGTACCTGAAAACACCACAAGCAAAGTCAGTTACCTATCCACAAACTTACAAATACAAACCAAGCTCCAAGTTAATGATaagaaaatcaaataaaatataacaAACCCACCTCTCTGTTTGTCCTAGAAGAAACTCAAGCTGTTTATCAAGTGCCCTCTTCTTTTTTTCATCAAGTTCCATCTGATGCTTGTAAAGCACCTGGAACAAAAACAAGTAAAGTTATATACACAAGAAATTACAGAAATTCATGGAAGATGAAGATTTAATCATTATACATAAACTTGCCAGCTTCTCTATTTTAATCCAGAACTTCTTCACGTCCTTAGAAATATTGAGTGCAACCTTTCGCAACCGTTGTTCCCCTTCCTGATAATAGTTAGTGCTAACATTAGAATCCAAAATGGTGATACCAAGAAAACATTTATAACAACTTGTAACACTCTTTCTTCAGCCTGTTTACAATACAATCCATTCCTCACAAAATAAATTTTCCTTTACGGGTcaatcttaacaaaatttaacagaaccttcaatttcttttcttctcGGGTAGCCTGATCCAACATGCCTTTGCTGGCTCTCAAAGCAACCTTCTTTGCTTGAGCCAATTTCCATTTCCTCTCAGACTCAAAGTCCTGcagataaccagattaattaacaTGGTTGGTTTTGTCTTTGAAGGCAAAAAAATGAAATACGATCAGATTTTTAAGGAATCAACTAGTAGAATACCTTCGACAACCAAATCATCTCTTCCAAAACATGATCCCAATGAGTTTTAGGACGACGAG
The Hevea brasiliensis isolate MT/VB/25A 57/8 chromosome 15, ASM3005281v1, whole genome shotgun sequence genome window above contains:
- the LOC110632314 gene encoding protein PHOTOPERIOD-INDEPENDENT EARLY FLOWERING 1 isoform X1 — translated: MEFTFKESMQRKRKKALEAPREPRRPKTHWDHVLEEMIWLSKDFESERKWKLAQAKKVALRASKGMLDQATREEKKLKEGEQRLRKVALNISKDVKKFWIKIEKLVLYKHQMELDEKKKRALDKQLEFLLGQTERYSTMLAENLVDKPLQQYSVVDQQDIPYEERQKNDTKEPAQLSSVVPEPQSDSGDNDNDYDVQSDESEDDEHTIEEDEALITEEERQEELAALHNEVDIPVEELLKRYALERVSGENTPEKKNNGVNLTVEGGDHAESKGKDHSAVDDPEMNSLPVNTGRRCDEVNGDLAMPENHLSEIETGETRNQSNVTGDLNKDLLHDSYEEEEDGDFVLANGEEKDDETTLSEEEELAKADPNNTIDEIQLLQKESEIPLEELLARYKKEFSNDEVSEDESEYTPALSDNLLDSPEHKDVELKQQDVSMNEIVEPGELLPVEHHLVNEREAVNEKIAEEGNESRIADAAAAARSAQPTGNTFSTTKVRTKFPFLLKYPLREYQHIGLDWLVTMYEKRLNGILADEMGLGKTIMTIALLAHLACEKGIWGPHLIVVPTSVMLNWETEFLKWCPAFKILTYFGSAKERKLKRQGWLKPNSFHVCITTYRLVIQDSKVFKRKKWKYLILDEAHLIKNWKSQRWQTLLNFNSKRRILLTGTPLQNDLMELWSLMHFLMPHIFQSHQEFKDWFCNPISGMVEGQEKVNKEVVDRLHNVLRPFLLRRLKRDVEKQLPMKHEHVIYCRLSKRQRNLYEDFIASSETQATLASANFFGMISIIMQLRKVCNHPDLFEGRPIISSFDMAGIDIQLNSSVCSLLSPDPFSTVDLYGLGLLFTHLDFSMTSWEFDEVNAISTPSRLIKERANLDNLEEIGFQHKQRKKSPETSFFEEIRKAVLEERLKEVKERAASIAWWNSLRCRKKPIYSTTFRELVTIKNQVDDIHRQKVDQLSCLYSSKLADVILSPVEHFQKMINLIESFMFAIPAARAPVPICWCSKTGSSVFLHPTYKEKCSEMLLPLLSPIRPAIVRRQVYFPDRRLIQFDCGKLQELAVLLRQLKSEGHRALIFTQMTKMLDILEAFINLYGYTYMRLDGSTQPEERQTLMQRFNTNPKIFLFILSTRSGGVGINLFGADTVIFYDSDWNPAMDQQAQDRCHRIGQTREVHIYRLISESTIEENILKKANQKRALDDLVIQSGGYNTEFFKKLDPMELFSGHKALPMKNVQKEKNHSHANEVSVSNADVEAALKYAEDEADYMALKKVEQEEAVDNQEFTEAIGRLEDDELVNDDDTKTDEPTDQDMTTQTKDGGVNVNIKDPIEEKTLTFAANEDDVDMLADVKQMAAAAAAAGQAILTLENQLRPIDRYAIRFLELWDPIIDKAAMESEVRFEEEDWELDRIEKYKEEMEAEIDDDEEPLLYERWDADFATEAYRQQVEALAQHQLMEELEAEANEKEDADDGYCDTMIRNETPSNTKPKSKKKPKKAKFKSLKKGSLTSELKHVKEEPSTETMSMDDDVIYHEEAAYSDMTSQYPGVQKKRKKVETVYVESGKSSKKSKKLKKTSETCLSDLDSSLSGKQQDDSVELKPCENMVADLEQKQAGRSKMGGRISITAMPVKRVLMIKPEKLKKGNVWSRDCVPSPDSWLPQEDAILCAVVHEYGPQWSLVCETLYGMTAGGFYRGRYRHPVHCCERFRELIQRYVLSAPENHFSEKTSSAGSGKALLKVTEDNIQMLLNVAAEQPDHELLLQRHFTALLSSVWRMTSRVDRQQNLSSSRNGLYFGGKFFSSFNQISWNSVKEPAKRMKFTTSAQSCKLLAAALHEFNSRPLDDTVSISNRIEDAPCISEQLEVTLEFEKEEGDSLIPFPPVINLMIPITDPLRFRNKDVGEHNLKAFTNVAESRFKDAARACFEGSLGWASSAFPANDVKLRTASKPQSLGKHKLSVSDSKPPRSKLKKTSERGEMHNLFAEPALQPLLTVSPRDPNLRFDLAPAVIQDGWTNDRDSCSISYLDEELPGELGSFEAMPHDYVPGLISGLDDCSLLPEYTDIG
- the LOC110632314 gene encoding protein PHOTOPERIOD-INDEPENDENT EARLY FLOWERING 1 isoform X2; translated protein: MEFTFKESMQRKRKKALEAPREPRRPKTHWDHVLEEMIWLSKDFESERKWKLAQAKKVALRASKGMLDQATREEKKLKEGEQRLRKVALNISKDVKKFWIKIEKLVLYKHQMELDEKKKRALDKQLEFLLGQTERYSTMLAENLVDKPLQQYSVVDQQDIPYEERQKNDTKEPAQLSSVVPEPQSDSGDNDNDYDVQSDESEDDEHTIEEDEALITEEERQEELAALHNEVDIPVEELLKRYALERVSGENTPEKKNNGVNLTVEGGDHAESKGKDHSAVDDPEMNSLPVNTGRRCDEVNGDLAMPENHLSEIETGETRNQSNVTGDLNKDLLHDSYEEEEDGDFVLANGEEKDDETTLSEEEELAKADPNNTIDEIQLLQKESEIPLEELLARYKKEFSNDEVSEDESEYTPALSDNLLDSPEHKDVELKQQDVSMNEIVEPGELLPVEHHLVNEREAVNEKIAEEGNESRIADAAAAARSAQPTGNTFSTTKVRTKFPFLLKYPLREYQHIGLDWLVTMYEKRLNGILADEMGLGKTIMTIALLAHLACEKGIWGPHLIVVPTSVMLNWETEFLKWCPAFKILTYFGSAKERKLKRQGWLKPNSFHVCITTYRLVIQDSKVFKRKKWKYLILDEAHLIKNWKSQRWQTLLNFNSKRRILLTGTPLQNDLMELWSLMHFLMPHIFQSHQEFKDWFCNPISGMVEGQEKVNKEVVDRLHNVLRPFLLRRLKRDVEKQLPMKHEHVIYCRLSKRQRNLYEDFIASSETQATLASANFFGMISIIMQLRKVCNHPDLFEGRPIISSFDMAGIDIQLNSSVCSLLSPDPFSTVDLYGLGLLFTHLDFSMTSWEFDEVNAISTPSRLIKERANLDNLEEIGFQHKQRKKSPETSFFEEIRKAVLEERLKEVKERAASIAWWNSLRCRKKPIYSTTFRELVTIKNQVDDIHRQKVDQLSCLYSSKLADVILSPVEHFQKMINLIESFMFAIPAARAPVPICWCSKTGSSVFLHPTYKEKCSEMLLPLLSPIRPAIVRRQVYFPDRRLIQFDCGKLQELAVLLRQLKSEGHRALIFTQMTKMLDILEAFINLYGYTYMRLDGSTQPEERQTLMQRFNTNPKIFLFILSTRSGGVGINLFGADTVIFYDSDWNPAMDQQAQDRCHRIGQTREVHIYRLISESTIEENILKKANQKRALDDLVIQSGGYNTEFFKKLDPMELFSGHKALPMKNVQKEKNHSHANEVSVSNADVEAALKYAEDEADYMALKKVEQEEAVDNQEFTEAIGRLEDDELVNDDDTKTDEPTDQDMTTQTKDGGVNVNIKDPIEEKTLTFAANEDDVDMLADVKQMAAAAAAAGQAILTLENQLRPIDRYAIRFLELWDPIIDKAAMESEVRFEEEDWELDRIEKYKEEMEAEIDDDEEPLLYERWDADFATEAYRQQVEALAQHQLMEELEAEANEKEDADDGYCDTMMNETPSNTKPKSKKKPKKAKFKSLKKGSLTSELKHVKEEPSTETMSMDDDVIYHEEAAYSDMTSQYPGVQKKRKKVETVYVESGKSSKKSKKLKKTSETCLSDLDSSLSGKQQDDSVELKPCENMVADLEQKQAGRSKMGGRISITAMPVKRVLMIKPEKLKKGNVWSRDCVPSPDSWLPQEDAILCAVVHEYGPQWSLVCETLYGMTAGGFYRGRYRHPVHCCERFRELIQRYVLSAPENHFSEKTSSAGSGKALLKVTEDNIQMLLNVAAEQPDHELLLQRHFTALLSSVWRMTSRVDRQQNLSSSRNGLYFGGKFFSSFNQISWNSVKEPAKRMKFTTSAQSCKLLAAALHEFNSRPLDDTVSISNRIEDAPCISEQLEVTLEFEKEEGDSLIPFPPVINLMIPITDPLRFRNKDVGEHNLKAFTNVAESRFKDAARACFEGSLGWASSAFPANDVKLRTASKPQSLGKHKLSVSDSKPPRSKLKKTSERGEMHNLFAEPALQPLLTVSPRDPNLRFDLAPAVIQDGWTNDRDSCSISYLDEELPGELGSFEAMPHDYVPGLISGLDDCSLLPEYTDIG